Proteins from a genomic interval of Molothrus ater isolate BHLD 08-10-18 breed brown headed cowbird chromosome 10, BPBGC_Mater_1.1, whole genome shotgun sequence:
- the MINDY4B gene encoding inactive ubiquitin carboxyl-terminal hydrolase MINDY-4B codes for MGDQGAGHAAPAPLQEIASRISDLSKWREIFSFPGLEINSTTHQQGRSSAGHGPPGAGESPGSQPPSTVPRPLLLPQGMGGCPISPDTAMRLQQLLFRSTAPLFSCEWAAARFRFHPPRSHLAYALQAGKGGTRAILAAVQAHIITYLLFTRETECTHLERLCQLGRREQGQALATALAETLWAAGGGGRAVVCLITAPVTTMPRAGCRASSFTDRIRLFEFSEKAAAQEFISDHINSFKGEGSHGVILFLYSLLFSRTLERVQEDLGDAAPLLNISSGNITCTEAVLSLLLTGRASPRQLGGGREPERGAGSGGAEAPCPRGPVGFLRWERAPLQRQVSPGLRTPRLPVWLCSLSGRHSVLFSTDSRLLSDWKAERIFHLYFYSGQQEQTQTAHLTIDTHSHHWEEAEREGPCSPGRRRPALEMAIRTKWAGATVSWNGTDPFF; via the exons ATGGGTGACCAGGGCGCCGGGCACGCTGCGCCTGCACCGCTGCAGGAGATCGCCAGCAGAATCTCTGACCTCAGCAAATGGAGAGAAATCTTCAGTTTCCCCGG CTTGGAAATCAACAGCACGACTCATCAG caagGACGGAGCAGCGCTGGCCACGGACCGCCCGGAGCCGGGGAGTCCCCGGGGTCACAGCCGCCCTCCACCGTCCCCcggcccctcctgctccctcagggCATGGgtggctgccccatctcccCGGACACGGCCATG aggctgcagcagctgctcttcaggAGCACGGCCCCGCTCTTCAGCTGCGAGTGGGCAGCAGCGCGCTTCAGGTTCCACCCGCCGCGCTCCCACCTGGCCTACGCGCTGCAGGCAGGAAAG ggAGGAACAAGAGCCATTCTGGCAGCTGTACAAGCACACATCATCACATACCTGCTCTTCAcaagagagacagaatgtaCCCACCTGGAAAG gctgtgccagctcgggcgcagggagcaggggcaggcactggccacagccctggcagagaccctgtgggcagcaggaggaggtggcagagctgtCGTGTGCCTCATCACTGCCCCTGTCACCACAATGCCACgtgcaggctgcagagccagcagcttcACAGACAGA ATCCGGCTGTTTGAGTTCTCAGagaaagctgctgctcaggagttCATCTCTGATCACATAAACTCT ttcaAAGGTGAAGGAAGCCATGGAGTGATCctatttttatacagtttaCTTTTCTCTAGGACACTTGAAAg GGTCCAAGAGGATTTGGGTGACGCAGCTCCTCTGTTGAACATCAGTTCTGGAAACATCACCTGTACGGAG GCCgtgctcagcctgctcctgaCGGGCCGGGCGAGCCCGCGGCAGCTCGGCGGCGGCCGGGAGCCGGAGCGCGGCGCTGGGAGCGGCGGTGCCGAGGCACCGTGCCCGCGGGGCCCCGTGGGCTTCCTGCGCTGGGAGCGGGCGCCGCTGCAGCGGcag GTGAGCCCCGGGCTGCGGACGCCCCGGCTGCCCgtgtggctgtgcagcctcTCGGGCAGGCACAGCGTGCTCTTCAGCACTGACAGCCGGCTGCTCTCCGACTGGAAAGCCGAGAGAATTTTCCACCTGTACTTCTacagtgggcagcaggagcagaccCAAACTGCTCACCTGACGATAG ACACTCATTCGCATCACTGGGAAGAGGCTGAGAGAGAaggcccctgcagcccagggaggaggcgcccagccctggagatggCAATCAGGACCAAGTGGGCAGGTGCGACCGTCAGCTGGAACGGGACAGACCCTTTCTtctga